The Pseudarthrobacter sulfonivorans genome includes a window with the following:
- a CDS encoding ABC transporter ATP-binding protein produces MIRLDNIEVTFGDFTAIPNLDLHVRPGEFFTLLGPSGCGKTTALRTLAGFIEPSKGSVHVDGKNVTKLPSDKRQVGMVFQNYALFPSMSVWENIAFGLRVRKEKSAESDRLVRDIAHRVELSDEQLHKNVAELSGGQQQRVAVARALVLKPKILLLDEPLSNLDAKLRHQLRQQLKDLQSEFGITTVYVTHDQDEALAMSDRVAVFNKGVVEQVGTPQSIYDQAATEFVCNFIGDSSALTPEFMAEVNRISGAGLSLAANSYLRVEKASLTPPADGSAAVGLSGKVVSRTYHGLHSRYVVRSHGAEIRLLVREDGGVHPEAGTATTLYVQPGHILQYHADSGKALDRLDQAVSLP; encoded by the coding sequence ATGATCCGCTTGGACAACATCGAAGTCACGTTCGGCGATTTCACTGCCATCCCCAACCTTGACCTCCATGTCAGGCCGGGAGAATTCTTCACCCTGCTGGGTCCATCCGGCTGCGGCAAAACAACGGCGCTCCGGACACTGGCGGGCTTCATTGAACCTTCCAAGGGAAGCGTGCATGTGGACGGGAAGAACGTCACGAAGCTGCCCAGCGACAAGCGCCAAGTGGGCATGGTGTTCCAGAACTATGCGCTGTTCCCCAGCATGAGCGTGTGGGAAAACATCGCCTTCGGCCTCCGGGTCCGAAAGGAGAAATCAGCCGAAAGCGACCGTCTTGTGCGTGACATCGCGCACCGCGTGGAGCTCAGCGATGAACAGCTGCACAAGAACGTGGCGGAGCTTTCGGGCGGTCAGCAGCAACGCGTGGCAGTTGCCCGTGCCCTGGTGCTCAAGCCCAAGATCCTGCTCCTGGACGAGCCGCTGTCCAACCTGGACGCGAAGCTCAGGCACCAGTTGCGCCAGCAACTCAAGGACCTGCAGAGCGAGTTCGGGATCACCACGGTCTACGTGACACACGACCAGGACGAGGCCCTGGCCATGAGCGACCGGGTGGCCGTCTTCAACAAGGGTGTCGTGGAGCAGGTGGGCACACCCCAGAGCATCTACGACCAGGCAGCCACGGAATTTGTCTGCAACTTCATCGGCGACAGTTCCGCCCTCACTCCCGAGTTCATGGCCGAAGTGAACCGGATCTCTGGCGCCGGACTCAGCCTCGCAGCAAACTCCTACCTCCGCGTGGAAAAGGCGTCCCTGACCCCGCCCGCGGACGGAAGCGCTGCCGTCGGCCTGTCCGGGAAGGTGGTGTCGCGCACCTACCACGGCCTCCACAGCCGCTACGTTGTGCGCAGCCACGGCGCGGAGATCCGGCTGCTGGTCAGGGAAGACGGCGGCGTGCACCCGGAAGCCGGCACCGCGACCACCCTTTACGTCCAGCCCGGACACATCCTGCAGTACCACGCGGACAGCGGCAAGGCGCTGGACAGACTGGACCAGGCGGTGTCCCTGCCATGA
- a CDS encoding extracellular solute-binding protein: MRKVQTLAAAVLAVTLLAGCGGGTPTPAASGDASSAPAGGSGETLVIYTNSNGEGRGEWLTAEAAKAGYKVEVVGAGGADATNKLIAEKNNPIADVAFGLNNMYFAQIKAADALEAYKPAWAGEVDQALGDGEAYWPLVKQAILLGYNSDKVTADAAPKDWTDLWTKDEFKDRYERVTGMGTATAQLVFAGILTRYKDDSGDLGISDEGWKQAEQYFQHGSPAVPKTDLFARIASGEADMGQMPSSIIAEREKTFKVNVETVKPSVGVPLAVEQVALVKGTDKKEEAQKFIDWFGSADVQGAWAKKFNSMPVNKSAAAKANPDVVDFFADLKQQDIDWEFVQENMGSWVEKIELEYMQ, encoded by the coding sequence GTGCGTAAAGTCCAAACCCTGGCCGCCGCCGTCCTCGCCGTCACCCTGCTTGCCGGTTGCGGCGGAGGAACGCCCACCCCTGCAGCCTCCGGGGATGCTTCGTCCGCGCCGGCCGGAGGTTCCGGCGAAACCCTCGTGATCTACACGAATTCCAATGGTGAAGGCCGGGGTGAGTGGCTGACCGCAGAGGCCGCAAAAGCAGGCTACAAAGTCGAAGTTGTTGGCGCCGGCGGAGCAGACGCCACCAACAAACTGATCGCCGAAAAGAACAACCCGATTGCTGATGTGGCCTTTGGACTGAACAACATGTACTTCGCACAGATCAAGGCCGCGGACGCCCTTGAGGCCTACAAACCGGCCTGGGCGGGCGAAGTTGACCAGGCGCTCGGTGACGGCGAAGCCTATTGGCCGCTGGTAAAGCAGGCCATCCTCCTGGGCTACAACTCGGACAAGGTCACCGCCGACGCCGCTCCCAAAGACTGGACGGACCTCTGGACCAAGGACGAATTCAAGGACCGCTATGAGCGCGTCACCGGCATGGGAACTGCCACGGCACAGCTCGTGTTCGCCGGTATCCTCACCCGTTACAAGGACGACTCCGGTGACCTCGGCATCTCCGACGAAGGCTGGAAGCAGGCTGAGCAGTACTTCCAGCACGGCAGCCCCGCGGTACCCAAGACGGATCTTTTTGCCCGCATAGCCAGCGGCGAAGCGGACATGGGCCAGATGCCGTCCTCGATCATCGCCGAACGCGAGAAGACCTTCAAGGTCAACGTGGAGACCGTCAAGCCATCGGTCGGCGTTCCCCTCGCCGTCGAGCAGGTGGCCCTCGTTAAGGGGACAGACAAGAAGGAAGAAGCGCAGAAGTTCATCGACTGGTTCGGCAGCGCGGATGTGCAGGGCGCCTGGGCCAAGAAGTTCAATTCGATGCCTGTGAACAAGAGTGCCGCAGCGAAGGCCAACCCTGACGTGGTGGACTTCTTCGCCGACCTCAAGCAGCAGGACATCGACTGGGAATTCGTCCAGGAAAACATGGGCTCGTGGGTGGAGAAAATCGAACTGGAATACATGCAGTAG
- a CDS encoding acyl-CoA thioesterase: protein MESTDITFRTRKWIRPEDLNANGTLFGGSLLKWIDEEAAIYAILQLGNGRAVTKYISEINFVSSAVQGDLVEMGLTATRFGRTSLTMRAEVRNMITRQSILTIEEIVFVNLSPAGKPEPHGYTEITYERDRIPTHHLTETLIQD, encoded by the coding sequence ATGGAATCCACTGACATCACCTTCCGCACGCGCAAATGGATCCGGCCGGAGGACCTGAACGCCAACGGGACCCTTTTCGGCGGAAGCCTGCTCAAATGGATCGATGAGGAAGCGGCGATCTATGCCATCCTTCAGCTTGGCAACGGCCGCGCGGTCACGAAGTACATCTCGGAGATCAACTTCGTGAGCTCGGCAGTGCAGGGAGACCTGGTGGAGATGGGCCTGACGGCGACGCGCTTCGGCCGGACGTCCTTGACTATGCGCGCCGAAGTCCGCAACATGATCACGCGCCAAAGCATCCTCACCATCGAAGAGATCGTCTTTGTGAACCTCAGCCCGGCCGGCAAGCCCGAGCCCCACGGCTACACCGAAATCACCTATGAGCGGGACCGGATTCCCACGCATCACCTGACGGAAACCCTCATTCAGGACTGA
- a CDS encoding GNAT family N-acetyltransferase — protein sequence MQTNPRLNIRQVTWANPVGADLRRAQQAELDARFGTPDHEPGTPPSGADCAVFLVAYDKGSGQPVGCGGLRLLDSATAEIKRLYVLPYTRGSGVASSILAALEAEAHKQGITRIKAEAGSAQPDGRNFYENSGFDSVPNFGAYVGVEHSYCYAKSIDSHSAAHTAMA from the coding sequence ATGCAGACCAACCCACGGCTCAACATCAGGCAGGTCACCTGGGCCAACCCTGTGGGTGCCGATCTGCGCAGGGCCCAGCAGGCGGAACTGGACGCCCGCTTCGGTACCCCTGACCACGAACCGGGGACCCCGCCGTCGGGCGCTGACTGTGCCGTGTTCCTCGTGGCGTACGACAAAGGTTCGGGACAGCCCGTGGGCTGCGGCGGACTCAGGCTGCTGGACAGCGCCACGGCCGAAATCAAGCGGCTCTATGTGCTCCCGTATACGCGCGGCTCTGGCGTGGCCAGCTCCATCCTGGCAGCCCTCGAAGCCGAGGCGCACAAGCAGGGCATCACACGCATCAAGGCCGAAGCAGGCTCGGCCCAGCCGGACGGCCGGAACTTCTACGAGAACTCCGGCTTCGATTCCGTCCCCAACTTTGGCGCTTACGTGGGCGTGGAGCACTCGTACTGCTACGCCAAGTCGATTGACTCGCACAGCGCCGCCCACACTGCCATGGCCTGA
- a CDS encoding NAD-glutamate dehydrogenase — protein sequence MSRETAPAAQGGAAGPFEANDSFFADYYEHVAAEDLLDYSPETLGRRARYHAELAGIRAPGQSVVGVLNETDASIVMVVANDMPHLVHSVTAELTRESASIRLLVHPTFRVRRDPETHALLDVAHGPSRAGLTAANAGHAEIPDVRPDELDGIQDGTTETWVAVEIGRLPGDSGAEEVIANLHGVLADVHAVAEDLPAIHAQVTAAVGSVDKFPSATVPAPDQLRELLLWLDNGNFVFLGYSEYERTTAGGRDALRVRAGAGLGLLREDRPEGGAGPASGAPHTEESGEASLHSPRALTLATSDLRSSVPRPAYLDEIRLRIFDDGGAVAGERRFVGLLAPGATGQSVRRIPVVRDKVLAVQERLGFKAASPQGKELLAVLESFPLDELFHMEQLDLAQLATEILRLQQRRQTRLFLRPDSIGRFMSALVFLPRRRYNTAVRLRIEQELRHAFKSPSIEFEVRLGDSPMARVFFRIRLGPGTPAPGVDPLELERRVVAASRSWTEGLDESLRDRFTAEEAARLSTLWSGSFPPGYRADHDAEDAVRDIAAFEEFDLDGTGGRALDDPLLTVYVRPEATRPPAEDARMRLYLTSAQSLTRFLPFLHNLGLEVLDQRPFELRRANGQDLFLYDLGLKYPPGIDPLETSMLLADSFCAAMRGDIESDGFDALVIREGVSWRQAVVLRSYAKYLQQLGTLNSYGFMADSLLSNTRATHALLALFHAKFVPGIDWTRRLRDTAAARKELMAAIEEIPSLDADRLLRTFMNLIEATLRTNYFLDRPHVSFKLSPAAIPNAPFPRPKFEIWVYSPRVEGVHLRFGMLARGGLRWSNRSEDFRTEVLGLVKAQNVKNSVIVPTGAKGGFYAKRLPDPAIDRAAWMAEGQESYRIFIRGMLDVTDNLLGSGNGGTVVAPKNVVRHDGDDYYLVVAADKGTAAFSDTANEVAHAYSFWLDDAFASGGSVGYDHKEMGITARGVWASVKQHFSELGLDTQQENFTVAGIGDMSGDVFGNGMLLSRHIVLVAAFDHRHIFLDPNPDPDTSYAERRRLFGLPRSSWADYDARAISAGGGVYPRSAKTVPISDPVRIALGLERGRSSMAPQELLQAILRAPVDLIYNGGIGTYIKASSETQAEVGDKANDAIRINGHELRARVIAEGGNLGVTQRGRIEAALHGVLLNTDAIDNSAGVDCSDHEVNIKIFVDAMIAAGLMRREERTGFLHSLTDEVARLVLKDNTEQNALLVAERQLVLNWSPGFERTMDWLETTADLDRNLEGLPSTAALHARLEHGEGLTSPELSVLAAYAKIELARELNASDLADDPWFHQALRSYFPRQIVERFGAELDRHPLRREIVGTVMANDIVNIGGITFAFRAIEETTASAAAVARAFVVLREAYDLDSIVAALAALPPEFPSKESAGVALHMRRLLDRATRWYVTHDHRDQPIAEALARIRPTLDNLRNRTSDYLRGAGLDLVEDRLAHWDRVGLPAELGKRASDLLESFALLDISLISEQVREPVTAILDVHFAIFERIGVVRLLLRITDLPRANRWEALARAALRDDVYSAVADMTTYVMKSTPQQAAGVDAAERVVAWERGHQEQLARIKDTFAEVTKPGDVDIASISVALKLLRTLVRR from the coding sequence ATGTCACGCGAAACCGCACCGGCTGCCCAGGGAGGGGCTGCCGGCCCGTTCGAGGCCAACGATTCCTTCTTCGCGGACTACTACGAGCACGTCGCGGCGGAGGACCTCCTGGACTACAGTCCGGAGACCCTGGGCCGGCGGGCCCGGTACCACGCGGAATTGGCGGGGATCCGCGCTCCCGGACAGTCCGTCGTCGGGGTCCTGAATGAAACCGATGCGAGCATCGTGATGGTGGTCGCCAATGACATGCCCCATCTGGTTCACTCGGTGACAGCCGAGCTGACCAGGGAGAGTGCGTCGATCCGGCTGCTCGTGCACCCCACGTTCCGGGTGCGGCGGGACCCTGAAACGCATGCGTTGCTGGACGTCGCGCATGGGCCATCGCGGGCCGGACTGACAGCGGCGAACGCGGGCCATGCGGAAATCCCGGACGTCCGCCCGGACGAGTTGGACGGCATCCAGGATGGGACCACAGAGACTTGGGTGGCCGTGGAAATCGGCAGGCTGCCTGGGGACTCAGGCGCCGAGGAAGTCATCGCGAACCTCCACGGGGTGCTGGCCGATGTTCATGCAGTCGCCGAAGACCTCCCAGCCATCCATGCCCAGGTGACGGCCGCCGTCGGCTCCGTTGACAAATTCCCCAGCGCCACGGTCCCGGCTCCGGATCAGCTCCGGGAACTGCTGCTCTGGCTGGACAACGGCAACTTCGTGTTCCTCGGGTACAGCGAATATGAGCGCACGACGGCGGGCGGCCGGGATGCGCTGCGCGTGCGGGCGGGCGCGGGGCTGGGGCTGCTCCGGGAGGACCGTCCGGAAGGCGGGGCTGGTCCGGCCTCCGGCGCACCTCACACAGAGGAGTCCGGGGAGGCAAGCCTCCACAGCCCGCGGGCACTCACCCTCGCTACCTCGGATCTGCGTTCCTCGGTCCCCCGGCCCGCCTACCTGGACGAGATCCGTCTTCGGATCTTCGACGATGGCGGAGCCGTGGCCGGAGAACGGCGCTTTGTGGGCCTGCTCGCCCCGGGCGCCACAGGCCAGTCCGTACGCCGCATTCCGGTGGTCCGGGACAAGGTCCTGGCCGTGCAGGAGCGCCTTGGTTTCAAGGCTGCCTCGCCCCAGGGCAAGGAACTGCTGGCGGTGCTGGAGTCGTTTCCACTCGACGAGCTGTTCCATATGGAACAGCTCGATCTGGCCCAGCTGGCCACGGAGATCCTGCGCCTGCAGCAGCGCCGCCAAACGCGGCTTTTCCTGCGGCCGGACAGCATCGGCCGCTTCATGTCCGCCCTGGTTTTCCTTCCCCGGCGCCGCTACAACACTGCGGTCCGGCTCAGGATCGAGCAGGAACTCAGGCACGCCTTCAAATCCCCGTCCATCGAGTTCGAGGTCCGGCTGGGCGACTCCCCCATGGCCCGGGTGTTCTTTCGGATCCGGCTGGGCCCCGGGACGCCAGCACCCGGCGTCGACCCCCTGGAGCTGGAGCGGCGTGTAGTGGCGGCAAGCCGCTCGTGGACGGAGGGCCTGGACGAGTCCCTCCGTGACCGATTCACCGCAGAGGAGGCGGCGCGGCTCTCGACACTGTGGTCGGGCTCGTTTCCGCCCGGCTACCGTGCGGACCACGACGCCGAGGACGCGGTCCGCGACATCGCCGCCTTCGAGGAATTCGACCTTGACGGGACGGGCGGGCGGGCGCTGGACGACCCTCTGTTGACTGTCTATGTCCGGCCGGAAGCCACGCGGCCGCCGGCAGAGGACGCACGGATGCGCCTCTACCTGACCAGCGCCCAGAGCCTCACCCGGTTCCTGCCATTCCTCCACAACCTGGGGCTTGAGGTGCTGGACCAGCGTCCCTTTGAGCTTCGGCGCGCCAACGGCCAGGACCTCTTCCTCTACGACCTCGGGCTGAAGTACCCGCCCGGCATCGATCCCCTGGAAACCAGCATGCTGCTGGCGGATTCGTTCTGCGCGGCCATGCGCGGAGACATCGAGTCGGACGGCTTCGATGCCCTGGTAATCAGGGAGGGGGTCAGCTGGCGCCAGGCCGTGGTCCTCCGCAGCTACGCCAAATACCTGCAGCAGCTGGGCACCCTGAATTCCTATGGCTTCATGGCGGACAGCCTGCTGTCCAACACCCGGGCCACGCACGCACTGCTCGCGCTGTTCCACGCCAAATTCGTTCCCGGCATTGACTGGACCAGGCGCCTCCGCGACACGGCCGCCGCCAGGAAGGAACTGATGGCCGCGATCGAGGAAATCCCCAGCCTCGACGCCGACCGGCTGCTCCGCACGTTCATGAACCTGATCGAGGCCACACTCAGAACCAACTACTTCCTGGACAGGCCCCATGTGAGCTTCAAGCTCAGCCCGGCCGCCATCCCCAACGCACCGTTTCCGAGGCCCAAGTTCGAGATCTGGGTCTACTCGCCGCGCGTGGAAGGCGTTCACCTCCGCTTCGGCATGCTGGCCCGCGGCGGCCTGCGCTGGTCGAACCGCAGCGAGGACTTCCGCACCGAAGTCCTGGGGCTGGTCAAGGCCCAGAACGTCAAGAACTCGGTCATTGTGCCCACCGGGGCCAAGGGCGGCTTCTACGCCAAACGGCTTCCGGATCCTGCGATTGACCGGGCCGCATGGATGGCCGAGGGGCAGGAGAGCTACCGGATCTTCATTAGGGGAATGCTCGATGTCACGGACAACCTGCTTGGTTCCGGAAACGGCGGCACGGTGGTAGCCCCCAAGAATGTGGTCCGTCACGACGGCGACGATTACTACCTGGTGGTGGCCGCAGACAAGGGGACGGCTGCTTTTTCGGACACCGCCAACGAGGTGGCCCACGCGTACAGCTTCTGGCTCGACGACGCCTTCGCCTCCGGCGGGTCCGTAGGCTACGACCACAAGGAAATGGGCATCACGGCCCGCGGCGTGTGGGCGTCGGTGAAGCAGCACTTCAGCGAGCTGGGCCTGGACACGCAGCAGGAGAATTTCACGGTCGCGGGCATCGGCGACATGAGCGGCGACGTCTTCGGCAACGGGATGCTGCTCTCCCGCCATATCGTGCTGGTGGCGGCCTTCGACCACCGGCACATCTTCCTGGACCCAAACCCCGATCCGGACACCTCCTATGCAGAACGCCGGCGGCTTTTCGGGCTGCCCCGGTCCTCCTGGGCCGACTATGACGCCCGGGCCATCAGCGCGGGCGGCGGCGTCTACCCCCGGTCCGCAAAGACCGTCCCGATCAGCGATCCGGTCCGGATCGCGCTGGGCCTCGAAAGGGGCCGGAGCAGCATGGCGCCGCAGGAACTCCTCCAGGCCATCCTGCGCGCCCCCGTGGATCTGATCTACAACGGCGGCATCGGCACGTACATCAAGGCCTCCAGCGAAACCCAGGCCGAGGTGGGAGACAAGGCCAACGACGCCATCCGCATCAATGGACACGAACTGCGGGCCCGGGTCATCGCCGAAGGCGGGAACCTTGGCGTCACCCAGCGGGGCCGGATCGAAGCCGCGCTGCACGGCGTTCTCCTGAACACCGACGCGATCGACAACTCGGCCGGCGTCGACTGTTCCGACCACGAGGTCAACATCAAGATCTTCGTCGATGCGATGATCGCGGCAGGACTGATGCGCCGGGAGGAGCGGACCGGGTTCCTGCATTCGCTCACCGATGAGGTGGCCAGGCTCGTCCTGAAGGACAACACCGAGCAAAACGCGCTCCTCGTGGCCGAGCGGCAGCTCGTGCTGAACTGGAGCCCCGGGTTCGAGCGGACCATGGACTGGCTGGAAACCACGGCCGACCTGGACCGGAACCTCGAAGGGCTGCCGAGCACGGCGGCCCTGCACGCCCGCCTGGAGCACGGGGAAGGTCTGACCTCCCCCGAACTGTCCGTGCTGGCCGCCTACGCCAAGATCGAACTGGCCCGGGAACTGAACGCCAGCGACCTCGCCGACGACCCCTGGTTCCACCAGGCCCTGCGCAGCTATTTCCCCCGCCAGATCGTGGAACGCTTCGGCGCCGAACTGGACAGGCATCCGCTGCGCCGTGAGATCGTGGGAACCGTCATGGCCAACGACATCGTCAATATCGGCGGAATTACTTTCGCGTTCCGCGCCATCGAGGAAACCACGGCCAGCGCCGCCGCCGTGGCCAGGGCCTTCGTGGTCCTGCGGGAGGCTTACGATCTGGATTCGATAGTCGCGGCCCTGGCCGCACTTCCCCCGGAATTCCCCAGCAAGGAAAGCGCCGGGGTGGCCTTGCACATGCGCAGGCTTTTGGACCGCGCCACCCGCTGGTATGTGACCCATGACCACAGGGACCAGCCGATCGCCGAAGCCCTGGCCCGCATCAGGCCGACGCTCGACAACCTGCGAAACAGGACCTCGGACTACTTGCGCGGGGCCGGTCTCGACCTTGTGGAGGACCGTCTGGCGCACTGGGACCGCGTTGGCCTGCCTGCTGAGCTCGGCAAGCGTGCCTCTGATTTGCTGGAAAGCTTCGCCCTCCTGGACATCTCGCTCATCTCGGAACAGGTCCGGGAGCCCGTCACCGCGATCCTCGACGTGCACTTCGCAATCTTCGAGCGCATTGGCGTAGTCAGGTTGTTGCTTCGCATCACGGACCTCCCCAGGGCGAACCGCTGGGAAGCCCTTGCCCGGGCGGCGCTGCGCGACGATGTCTATTCGGCCGTCGCCGACATGACCACGTACGTGATGAAGTCCACTCCGCAACAAGCTGCAGGAGTCGATGCCGCTGAACGGGTCGTGGCCTGGGAACGCGGGCACCAGGAGCAGCTTGCCCGGATCAAGGACACGTTTGCTGAAGTGACCAAACCAGGGGACGTGGACATCGCTTCGATCTCCGTCGCCCTGAAGCTGCTGCGAACCCTGGTCCGCCGGTAG
- a CDS encoding histidine phosphatase family protein, with translation MKLLLIRHGQTPGNVLGQLDTAHPGPGLTELGERQAEAMARSLANEQIGAVYASTLLRTQITAAPLSRLHGLELEVLDGLHEIEAGALEKLTDHESHMRYMGTVFAWAAGDLERRMPAGPDGHEFFERYDAAINRIAEHAASNGGSAVAAVVSHGAAIRTWTGLRAAGTDHEFAARHVLSNTGIVALEGDPGAGWKLIHWDGSPVGGLALADPTAEDPTGGAA, from the coding sequence ATGAAGCTGCTCCTCATCCGCCACGGACAGACCCCCGGCAACGTACTCGGCCAGCTGGACACCGCCCACCCGGGGCCGGGGCTGACCGAGCTGGGAGAACGCCAGGCCGAGGCCATGGCACGGTCCCTGGCCAACGAGCAGATAGGCGCAGTGTACGCATCAACACTTCTGCGGACCCAGATCACGGCCGCCCCGCTGTCCCGGCTCCACGGGCTTGAGCTTGAAGTCCTGGATGGGCTGCACGAGATCGAAGCAGGGGCGCTGGAGAAACTGACCGACCACGAGTCGCACATGCGCTACATGGGGACAGTGTTCGCATGGGCAGCCGGTGACCTGGAGCGCCGGATGCCGGCGGGCCCGGACGGCCACGAGTTTTTCGAACGGTACGACGCCGCGATCAACCGGATTGCCGAGCACGCGGCCAGCAATGGTGGCTCCGCCGTCGCGGCCGTGGTGAGTCACGGAGCGGCCATCCGCACCTGGACCGGGCTCCGCGCCGCCGGCACCGACCATGAGTTCGCAGCCCGCCACGTCCTGTCCAACACGGGCATCGTGGCCCTGGAAGGGGACCCCGGCGCCGGTTGGAAGCTGATCCACTGGGACGGGAGCCCGGTGGGCGGCCTCGCTCTCGCGGATCCGACCGCCGAGGACCCCACGGGCGGCGCCGCGTAG
- the purB gene encoding adenylosuccinate lyase → MPETAATADTRTPSGRLALAASPDQIALGPLDGRYQSAVAPLVDYLSEAALNRDRVAVEVEWLIHLTSNNVLPGAGRLTAEQQEKLRAIVTEFNSASVSELAEIEAVTVHDVKAVEYYIGRRLPAIGIENLTAMVHFGCTSEDINNLSYALGVKGAVEDVWLPAARALVAQISKMAEDNRAVPMLSRTHGQPATPTTLGKELAVIAHRLTRQLDRIAGTEYLGKINGATGTYAAHVASVPGADWQQVAKSFVEGLGLTWNPLTTQIESHDWQAELYADVARFNRILHNVCTDMWSYISIGYFAQVPVAGATGSSTMPHKVNPIRFENAEANLEISSGLLDVLGSTLVTSRWQRDLTDSSSQRNIGVAFGHSLLAISNVAKGLDRLDVAEDVLAGDLDTNWEVLGEAIQMVMRAEAIAGVEGMENPYERLKDLTRGQRVDAARMQEFVQSLGLSPDAESRLLALTPGKYTGIADQLVDHLK, encoded by the coding sequence ATGCCTGAAACTGCCGCCACAGCTGATACCCGCACGCCCTCCGGACGCCTGGCCCTCGCCGCGTCACCGGACCAGATCGCCCTGGGTCCGCTGGACGGCCGTTACCAGTCCGCCGTTGCGCCCCTCGTTGACTACCTGTCCGAGGCAGCCCTGAACCGTGACCGCGTGGCCGTGGAAGTCGAGTGGCTCATCCACCTGACCAGCAACAATGTCCTTCCCGGCGCAGGCCGGCTCACCGCGGAACAGCAGGAAAAGCTCCGCGCGATCGTCACCGAATTCAACTCCGCCTCGGTGTCCGAGCTCGCCGAAATCGAAGCCGTTACCGTCCATGACGTGAAGGCTGTGGAGTACTACATCGGCCGCCGGCTGCCCGCCATCGGCATCGAGAACCTGACCGCCATGGTCCACTTCGGCTGCACGTCCGAGGACATCAACAACCTCTCCTACGCCCTGGGCGTCAAGGGTGCTGTGGAGGACGTGTGGCTGCCCGCCGCACGCGCCCTCGTTGCCCAGATCAGCAAGATGGCCGAGGACAACCGCGCAGTCCCCATGCTGTCCCGCACGCACGGCCAGCCGGCCACGCCCACCACCCTGGGCAAGGAACTGGCCGTCATCGCGCACCGCCTGACCCGCCAGCTGGACCGGATCGCGGGGACCGAATACCTGGGCAAAATCAACGGCGCCACCGGCACCTATGCAGCCCACGTGGCCTCTGTCCCCGGCGCTGACTGGCAGCAGGTGGCCAAGTCCTTCGTCGAGGGCCTGGGCCTGACCTGGAACCCGCTGACCACCCAGATCGAAAGCCACGACTGGCAGGCCGAGCTCTACGCCGACGTCGCGCGGTTCAACCGGATCCTGCACAACGTCTGCACGGACATGTGGAGCTACATCTCCATCGGCTACTTCGCCCAGGTCCCCGTGGCCGGCGCCACCGGATCCTCCACCATGCCGCACAAGGTCAACCCCATCCGGTTCGAGAACGCCGAAGCGAACCTGGAAATTTCCTCCGGCCTCCTGGACGTGCTGGGCTCCACGCTGGTGACCTCCCGCTGGCAGCGCGACCTCACCGACTCCTCCAGCCAGCGCAACATCGGTGTGGCGTTCGGCCACTCCCTCCTGGCGATCTCCAACGTCGCCAAGGGCCTTGACCGCCTCGATGTTGCCGAAGACGTGCTCGCCGGGGACCTGGACACCAACTGGGAAGTTCTGGGCGAGGCCATCCAGATGGTCATGCGTGCCGAAGCGATCGCCGGCGTCGAAGGCATGGAAAACCCGTACGAGCGCCTCAAGGACCTCACCCGCGGACAGCGTGTGGACGCCGCCCGTATGCAGGAATTCGTCCAGAGCCTGGGCCTCTCCCCCGACGCCGAGTCCCGGCTGCTCGCCCTCACACCCGGCAAGTACACGGGCATCGCTGACCAGCTGGTGGACCACCTCAAGTAA
- a CDS encoding phage holin family protein — MRSFIVRVLINGLALWIASWILPGLDISTSATTEAVATTGVTQGTETIGVVLAYLFIGLIFGVVNAFVRPLVSFLSLPITILTLGLFTIVINAAMLYLTSWLSSYTPVNFSIDSFFWTAVLAAIIITLISLVAGRLTGAGRR; from the coding sequence ATGCGCTCTTTCATTGTTCGAGTCCTTATCAACGGGCTGGCCCTCTGGATTGCCAGCTGGATACTGCCGGGCCTGGATATCTCAACTTCCGCCACTACCGAGGCGGTGGCCACCACGGGCGTCACGCAGGGCACGGAGACCATCGGCGTCGTTCTCGCGTACCTGTTTATCGGGCTGATCTTCGGCGTGGTGAACGCGTTTGTCCGCCCCCTGGTCAGCTTCCTGTCCTTGCCCATCACCATCCTCACGCTGGGACTGTTCACCATCGTCATCAACGCCGCCATGCTGTATCTGACGTCCTGGCTCAGCAGTTACACGCCGGTGAACTTCAGCATCGATTCGTTCTTCTGGACGGCCGTCCTCGCGGCCATCATCATCACACTCATTTCGCTGGTTGCCGGGCGGCTGACCGGCGCCGGCAGGCGCTGA